One Brassica napus cultivar Da-Ae chromosome C4, Da-Ae, whole genome shotgun sequence genomic region harbors:
- the LOC106425857 gene encoding probable inactive receptor kinase At2g26730, translated as MAAISLVLTCFFSIFLLTHRVNSESLQEKQALLTFLQQIPHENRLQWNESDSACNWVGVECSSDRTSVHSLRLPATGLVGQIPSGSLGKLSQLRVLSLRSNRLSGQIPPDFSNLTHLRSLYLQNNEFSGEFPASVTQLTGLVRLDISSNNLTGPIPFSVNNLTQLTGLFLGNNRFSGNLPSITVDLTDFNVSVNNLNGSIPTSLSKFPAASFAGNVNLCGGPLKPCKSFFVSPSPSPSSPDAPLSGKKSKLSTAAIIAIAVAGAVVGLLLLALLLFLCLRKRRGGKEGGTKPAETATTRSVPSVPPAGGASSSKEVTGTSSGMGGETERNKLVFTEGGVFSFDLEDLLRASAEVLGKGSVGTSYKAVLEEGTTVVVKRLKDVAASKKEFESQMEVVGKIKHPNVVPLRAYYYSKDEKLLVFDFMPNGSLSALLHGSRGSGRTPLDWDNRMRIAITAARGLAHLHVSAKLVHGNIKASNILLHPNQDTCVSDYGLNQLFSNSSPPNRLAGYHAPEVLETRKVTFKSDVYSFGVLLLELLTGKSPNQASLGEEGIDLPRWVLSVVREEWTAEVFDVELMRYHNIEEEMVQLLQIAMACVSTVPDQRPVMQEVLRMIEDVNRSETTDEGLRQSSDDPSKGSEGQTPPGESRTPPRSVTP; from the exons ATGGCAGCCATTTCATTGGTTTTAACCTGTTTCTTCTCGATCTTTCTATTGACTCATCGAGTCAACTCAGAGTCACTCCAAGAGAAACAAGCACTTCTCACTTTCCTCCAACAGATCCCCCACGAGAACCGTCTCCAATGGAACGAGTCGGACTCGGCCTGCAACTGGGTCGGAGTCGAATGCAGCTCGGACAGAACTTCCGTCCACTCACTCCGGTTACCTGCCACCGGTTTAGTCGGTCAGATCCCATCCGGATCGTTAGGCAAACTGAGTCAGCTCCGAGTTCTGAGTCTCCGTTCCAACCGTCTCTCCGGTCAGATCCCTCCGGACTTCTCGAATCTCACTCACCTCCGGAGCTTATACCTACAGAACAACGAATTCTCCGGCGAGTTCCCGGCGAGCGTCACGCAGTTAACCGGATTGGTCCGTCTCGATATCTCTTCAAACAACTTAACCGGACCGATTCCTTTCTCGGTCAACAACCTCACTCAGTTGACTGGTCTCTTCCTAGGAAACAATCGATTCTCAGGGAACCTCCCGAGCATAACCGTCGATTTAACGGACTTCAACGTCTCCGTTAACAACCTTAACGGATCGATTCCAACGTCGTTATCTAAATTCCCAGCCGCGTCGTTCGCTGGAAACGTGAATCTGTGCGGCGGTCCGTTGAAGCCTTGCAAGTCCTTCTTCGTCTCTCCGTCGCCGTCTCCCTCGTCGCCGGATGCTCCGTTATCCGGGAAGAAATCTAAACTCTCCACGGCGGCGATTATCGCGATCGCCGTCGCGGGGGCGGTGGTGGGGCTTCTCCTTTTAGCTCTCCTCTTGTTCCTCTGCTTGAGAAAACGACGAGGGGGGAAGGAGGGTGGGACGAAACCGGCGGAGACGGCGACAACGAGAAGCGTCCCTTCAGTACCTCCGGCGGGAGGAGCTTCGTCGTCGAAGGAAGTCACGGGGACGTCGTCGGGGATGGGGGGAGAGACGGAGAGGAACAAGCTTGTTTTCACGGAGGGAGGAGTGTTTAGTTTCGATTTGGAAGATTTGCTGAGAGCTTCGGCGGAGGTTTTGGGTAAAGGAAGCGTTGGGACGTCGTACAAGGCGGTGTTGGAGGAAGGTACGACGGTGGTTGTGAAAAGGTTGAAGGACGTGGCGGCGagcaagaaagagtttgaatcGCAGATGGAGGTTGTTGGTAAAATCAAACACCCGAACGTTGTTCCGTTGAGAGCTTATTATTACTCCAAAGATGAGAAGCTTCTTGTCTTCGATTTCATGCCCAATGGAAGCTTGTCTGCTCTTCTCCACG GGAGCCGTGGCTCGGGACGAACACCGTTAGATTGGGATAACCGTATGAGAATAGCAATAACAGCGGCAAGAGGTTTGGCTCATCTTCACGTTTCAGCCAAATTGGTGCATGGGAACATCAAAGCCTCAAACATACTCCTACACCCAAACCAAGACACATGCGTCTCTGACTACGGACTTAATCAGCTCTTCAGCAACTCCAGTCCGCCAAACCGTTTGGCTGGTTATCATGCTCCCGAAGTTCTCGAGACTCGTAAAGTAACTTTCAAATCCGATGTGTACAGTTTCGGGGTGTTGCTGCTTGAACTCCTGACCGGTAAATCGCCAAACCAGGCATCGCTTGGCGAAGAAGGAATCGATCTACCTCGGTGGGTGCTTTCCGTGGTTAGAGAGGAATGGACCGCCGAAGTTTTCGATGTCGAGCTGATGCGATACCACAACATAGAGGAAGAGATGGTTCAGCTTCTTCAAATCGCAATGGCGTGTGTCTCCACGGTTCCTGATCAACGACCGGTGATGCAAGAAGTGCTGAGAATGATTGAGGATGTGAACAGAAGTGAGACTACCGATGAAGGGTTAAGACAATCGTCTGATGACCCGTCAAAAGGATCGGAGGGTCAGACTCCTCCAGGGGAGTCAAGGACACCGCCACGTTCTGTCACGCCTTAG